A segment of the Campylobacter concisus genome:
TATTAAAGCAAGCTTATGCGATCACAAATGACGTTAGCGTCGTGCTTCATTACGAAAAAGAGTTAATTAGTCAAAAAATAAAAGAAATTTTCCCTCAAACTAAAATTTTTGAGCAAGATCACACAAATTTCCCAGGCACTGCTGGTGCGATAAAGAGCGTAAATTTAAGCGGCGAAAAGGTGCTTGTAACTTGTGGCGATATGCCTCTTGTAAAATCAACCGATCTTATGCGCCTAGCAAATGCCGAAGCAGACGTGGTTATGAGCTCATTTGAAGCGGCAAATCCTTTTGGATACGGCAGAGTCATCATAAAAAACGGCAAAGTTGAGGCCATCGTCGAGCAAAAAGATGCGAGCGAAGCGCAGCTTGCCATAAAAAGCGTAAATGCTGGCTGCTACTGCTTTAAACGTGAGGCGATAGAGCAAATTTTACCGCTCATAAGCAACCAAAACGCGCAAAAAGAGTACTATTTAACGGACGCCATAAAAATAGCAAATGAAAAGGGCTTAAAGTGCGTCGCAGTAAATGTTAATGAGCAAAATTTCATGGGCATAAATGATAAATTTCAGCTTAGCATTGCAGAAAAGATCATGCAAGATGAGATCAAGCAAAATTTGATGAAAGCTGGCGTTTTGATGCGCTTGCCTGAGAGCATTTTTATAGATAGCAGAGCTAAATTCGAAGGCGAATGCGTGCTAGAAGAAAACGTAAGTATCCTTGGCGAGTGCGTCATCACAGAGAGCATCATCAAAAGCTCATCGGTGATAGAAAGCAGCGTCATCAAAAACTCAGACATCGGTCCGCTAGCTCACATCAGACCAAATTCTGAAATTTCTGACACGCATATAGGAAATTTCGTCGAGGTTAAAAAAGGTGTTCTTAACGGCGTAAAAGCTGGACACTTAAGCTATCTTGGCGACTGTGAGATAGAAAGTGGCACAAATATCGGATGTGGCACGATCACATGCAACTACGATGGCAAAGCAAAATACAAAATCAAAATCGGCAAAAACGTCTTTGTTGGCTCAGATACGCAGCTAGTTGCCCCTGTAAATATCGCTGATAACGTCATCATCGCAGCAGGAAGCACCATCACAAAAGACGTTGAGAGTGGAGCGCTAGCGATTAGCAGAGCTCGACAAGAGAACAAAAGCGGCTTTTTTGAGAAATTCTTTGGCAAAGACGATGTTAAAAAATAAGAAAATTTTACTATCCGTTTGCGGTAGTATCGCCTTTTATAAGGCATTCGAAATTTTATCACTGCTTAAAAAGAAAGGCGCTGATGTTTACGTGGCTTTAAGTGACGGAGCACTTGATTTTTGTAGTGTAAGCAGTTTTGAAGCGCTAAGCGAGCATAAAATTTTAAGCTCGCAAACGCAAAACTGGCAAGATGGCGTAAATCACATAGCCTACTCTAAAATGGATCTAGTTCTCATCGCTCCAGCCTCGGTAAATACGATAAATAAGCTAACAGCTGGTATCTGCGACAATATCTTCATGCAAACGCTAATCGCCGCCTCACACGTGCCCCTAGTTGTCGCTCCAGCTGCAAATAACAATATGATCGAGCACTTCGCGACGCAAAACTCACTTGAAATTTTAAAGAAAAACGGTGCTTTAGTAGTAGAGCCGGTTTTAAAAACTCTAGCTTGTGGCGACGTTGGCAAGGGCGGTCTTGCCAGTCCTGAGATGATAGTAGAAGCTGTCATAAAAAGACTTAGCAAGCCTCTTTTTGTAGGCAAAAAAGTAGTAATCACTGGTGGCGCGACGACAGAAAAGATAGATGATGTTAGAGCCATTACAAATTTCTCAAGCGGTAAGATGGCGATGGCGCTTGCGAGGGCTTTTTACTACGCTGGCGCTGATGTTATGCTGCTTGCTAGCTTTGAAGCGAAAAACGAGCCATTTGGGATTTTGAAATTTGGCTCAAGTAGCGAGCTTTTAGAGCTTTGCAAGAGCGAGTGTGAGAGTGCAAATTTACTTGTGATGTGTGCTGCAGTAAGTGATTTTATGCCGACAAAAATTGATGGCAAGATAAAAAAAGAGGACGTTGGCGAAATTTTAAGCTTAAGTCTAAAGAGAAATGTCGATATTTTGCAAAGCTTAAAAGAGTTTAGCTGTAAAAAGATCGGTTTTAAGCTTGAAATCTCAAACGAAAGTGCTCTTAAAAGCGCTAGAGCAATGCTAGAGCAAAAGGGGCTTGACGCAGTTTGTCTAAATATATTGGGTGAGAAAAATGGCTTTGCAAGCGAGCAAAATGAGATAAATTTCATCACGAAAAATAATGAAACTTTACTACCGCTTGCCGCAAAAGACGAGATCGCAAGACATATCGTGAAACTAGCAACAAATTTATGATAGAGAAAATTTCTCGCATTCAAAAAATAGTAAAAAATGCAAATTCACCGTTAGTAGCGATAAATTCATCACTTCCGCTTAGTATCTTGGTAAGCCAAAAGATCGGTTTTAACAGATACATTTTAAATTTTGCAAATAGAAATTTAAACACAAAAAGCGCAAAAGAGCTAAACGTGGGCTCTAGATACTGGGGCGAGGTGCAAAGCCAGGGCGAGAATATCGTCATAAAAAATTTATACGAAAAGCCAAGAATTTTAGACGAAGATGTCTTGGCTGATGGGCTAAATCTTATCGAAAATTTGATAGAAAATGAGAATTTATCGTGGTTTTATGACTATTTATTTAAAAGTTTAAGTGAAGCTAAGACAAAAGACGAGATGAAAGTGCTAGCAAAAATGCTCTTTGCTCTGCAAGAAAATGTCTTGCATATACCATTTATTTATAATGGCATAAACGGCGTTTTTCAGCTAAAAAAAGAGGAGAATGATATGAAAATTTTTTTAATATTTTCAAATTTTGCTCCACTCATTTTTAAATTTAAAGATGAAGTTTTATACGAGATCGCGACCCCATTTAATAATGTAGCTAGCTTGTTAAAAAGTGAATTTAGCGCCAACATAACAGTGCAAAATGTGAGTGCTCTTTGGAGTAAAAAAGAACAAATTATTGATATAAAAGGCTAAAGATTGAATGAATTAAACCACATTGCTATTATCATGGATGGAAATGGACGCTGGGCTAAAAAACGTGGATTTTTGCGGACAAATGGGCACGAAGCTGGAGCAAATGTAGTAAGCGATATGTGCGAATTTTGTATCGATAATGGCGTGAAAATTTTAAGCCTTTACGCGTTTAGTACTGAAAACTGGAAAAGGCCGCAAAAAGAGGTCGAGTTTTTGATGAATTTACTTAAGAAATTTCTCATTTTAAAACGTGCTGATTTTATAAAAAATGATATCAAATTTAATACGATCGGCGATATTTCGCCATTTAGTGACGAGCTAAAAAATGAGATAGAAATCACCAAAAACGCTACAAAAGAGAATAAAAATTTATTATTAAATTTAGCTATAAACTACGGCTCAAAAGACGAGATTATTAGAGCTGTGAGAAAGCTAAATTTAAAAGGTACAGAGATAAACGAAGCAAGCCTAAATGCAGCACTTGATGAGAGTGAGCCGGTGGATCTTCTCATTAGGACTGGTGGCGAGAGCAGGCTTTCAAATTTTATGCTTTGGCAAGCAAGCTACGCGGAGCTATTTTTTACGCCAACACTTTGGCCTGACTTTAGCAAGGATGAGCTTACAAGCATCGTTAGCAAATTTAAAAATATAGAGCGAAGATTTGGCGGAGTTTAGCAAGATAATGGATAATTTAGTCATCTTTTTTGCCGTTTTTGCTTTTGTTTTGGGTATTTGCGTGGGCTCATTTTCAAATGTGCTGATATATCGCTTGCCACGAAATGAGAGTATAAATTTTCCAGCTTCTCATTGCCCAGACTGTGATCATAAGCTAAATTTTTATCACAATATTCCAATTTTTTCGTGGCTATTTTTAGGTGGCAAATGTGCCTTTTGTAAGCAAAAAATAAGCCCCATCTATCCAGTGATCGAGCTAGTTTCTGGGATACTTTTTTTGATCTGTTTTTTTAAAGAGTGCGGCGAAATTTTAAGTGTAGAAACACTGCTTTACGCGCTATTTTTAGGGCTTTGCTTTATCATGCTACTAGCTCTTAGCGTCATAGATATAAGATATAAAGCTGTGCCAGATCCGCTTCTTTTTGCGGCGCTATTTTTCGCATTTATCTACGCTCTGATGCTTTTTATATTTAAAGGAAATTTTGCCCAGATTTTAAATTTATTCCTTTTTGCACTTATCTTTTGGGTGCTTAGATTTGTTGTAAGTTTTGCCATAAAAAAAGAAGCGATGGGTAGTGCAGATATCTTTATAGCAGCGATCATCGGAGCTATCTTGCCAGTCAAACTGGCTCTAGTGGCGATCTATCTTGCAGCACTTTTTACACTTCCAGTCTATGCGGTCGTTCAAAAAAAGGGCTATGAGCTGGCTTTTGTGCCGTTTTTAAGTCTTGGATTACTTATTACATACGCTTTTAAAGAGCAAATTTTAGAAATTTTAAGGTTTATTTATGAGTAGAGTGAATAGATATCTTTTGTTTAACTTCCTAGGGACTTTTGCATCGCTATTTAGTACGCTTTTTTTGATCATGTCGATCGTATTTTTCATCCAGATCGCACGCATCACTTCTTATATTGAGATCAGTTTTGGTGAGCTTTTTAAACTCTACTCATTTATGCTTCCACGTGTACTACTTTTTGTCGTGCCTATCGCATTTTTTGTATCACTTGCGATGACACTTTTTAGATTATCAAAAGAGAATGAAAGTATCATTATTTTTACGCTTGGTGGCTCACCAAATAAAATTGCTAAATTTTTCTTAATATTTTCAGCATTTTTAAGCACCGCTCTACTTGTAATTGCTACCATAATGATACCAATAGCCGCGCAGCTAAATGCAAATTTTATTGATTATAAAAAGACTGTTGCAAAGCTGAATTTAAAGCCAACTCAGTTTGGACAAAAATTTTCTGACTGGATGGTCTATGTGGGTAGTGAAATGCAAGATAATAATGGCACTACTTATAAAGATATCGTGATGTTTAATCCTTACATTAAAGACTCCCAACGCTTAATCACTGCAAAAAATGCAAAGATCACTAATACAAATCAAAGCATCGAACTCTCTTTATTAGATGGAAAAATGTATGACATAAAAGATGAAATTTATCACCAAAGTAACTTCAAATCTATGAAGATAAGGACTGCCCAAAGTGAAGAGATAAGCGATATAGGCAGTATAAAAGAGTACTGGGCGGAGGCAAATAGTAGTGAAAAAAGAAGAAAAGATCTTAGTACGTATGTACTTGTTGCACTATTTCCACTTGCCAGTACACTTTTTGCCATAAGCTTTGGCATCGTTACTTATAGATATGAAAAGGGCATGGTTTATGTTGGGACATTTGGCGTTTTATTTGGCTATTTTACGCTCATAATGCTATTTTCATCAAAACCAGCTTTTGCGATTCCGCTCATATTTTTTGTCTTTTTATTGGCAGGGATTTTGCTTTTTAAAGCTAAGATCATGCGAAGATACTAATGAAAATCCAATTAATTTATAGCTACGATGGCTCCAAATTTCAAGGCTCACAAACTCAGCCGCATGAAAATGGCGTAGAAGATGAGCTTTCGCGTGCTCTAGCTCACGTTGGAATATTTGAAAAAATAGTCTCTAGCTCACGTACGGACAAAAACGTCCATGCGATCAATCAAAGCTCAAGCGTAATTTGTGGCGATCATTTTAAAAATTTTGAACACTTAAAAGAGCTAATCAACCGCCATGCCCACCCAAATATTCATATAAAACGTATAAATTTAGTTGATGAAAATTTTCAAGCAAGATTTGACGCCGTAGCAAGGTCTTATAGATACATTATAGATCATGGAGAGTTTGATGTTTTTAGCTCAAACTATAAAGTCTTTTTGCCAAAATTTGATATCAAAAAAGCAAATGAAATTTTATCTAATTTTGTTGGCGAGCATGATTTTAGCTCCTATATGAAAACAGGAAGTGACACAAAAAGCCCGGTGCGAGAAATTTTTAAGGCATTTTGTTATGAATACAAAAATCAAACTATCATAGTTTTTAAAGCTAATGGCTTTTTGCGCGCCCAAGTACGGCTTATGATTGCAAATCTACTTAAAGCTTTAAGTATAAAAAATGGCGGTGAGCTCATCAATGCTTCGCTTAATGGACACCTTGCCTTAACTCGTATCCCAGCTCCAGCTGAAGGACTTTATCTAAATAGAGTTTTTTATAAATTTAACTAGGTATTTAGAATATTCAATAGGAGGCTTACTTAATATTAAATAGAGAATCTTATAAGCCAGGATTTATAACTAGTTTGCACATTACCCCCACCTAAAGTCCTCTCTCACCTATAACTAACACCCTAAATCCTTAACCAACCACTTCCTAAAAGCACAAGAAGCTTTAGAAAGTGAACTAAGAAGCATTACTTTACAAGATCTATTAGATGAACTTATTAATTTATAAAATTTAAAAGTAGGTAAACTAAGTTATAGAATTAAAAAGTGGGCAGATATATAAAAAACCAATCTATTTTATTTATTAGGAGCACCATGTACTCCTAACTATTTTTATATACTTTATGTAAGAATTTTTATAAATTTCTAGCTTTTATTACTCTTTGCTTTTCTCTTTTTTAGATTTACTCTTTTTCTCTGCTTTATCTTTTAGCTTTTCTTTCTTATCTTTTATCTCTTTTATACTATTATCTTTTGCACTATCTTTTTTCTCTTTTACTTCATCACTCTTTTTACTTGCTTTTTCTTTTATCTCATTTTTTTTAGATTTTATTTTTGATTTTGTGTCATCTATCTTTGTAGTGCCTGATACTGATATATCTGATTTTAGATTTTCAAATGTCTTATCACCTATACCATTTACATTTTTTATGTCTTCTATTGAGTTAAATTTATTCGCTTTTCTATACTCTATTATTGCATCTGCCTTTGAAGAACCTATACCATCTAAGCTCATTAACTCTTCTTTTGTGGCGGTGTTTAAATTTATGGCTGCTAGTAATGTAGAAGCTGCTGCTAATAGTGAGAATATAATCTTTTTCATTTTTGTCCTTTTTGGGTAAATTTGGGTTTGGAGTCTATCATATTTGGTGTTTTTAGTCAATATTCGTATAAAAGCATAAGCTAAAAGATATTTATAAATGTAAAGATAAAAAGTCTGATTATTTAAAAATATAAATAAATGTAAGATTTGATATTTTGTTATAAATTAAAAAAATAATACTAAAAGAAGATTGTTTAGATAAAGAAGATTAAAAATTAACAAAGCCCGCAACGACCTACTTTTCCAACATCCCAGTAAGGGAGAGTATCATCAGCCAGGACGAGCTTAGCTTCTTGGTTCGAGATGGAGCAAGGCGTTTCCTCGTCTGTATAGTCACGGGCAGTGTTAAATAAAAGATATATCATATAAATCTCTTATTTAACACTACTTGATAAAGTTAAAAGTCATAAACAAAGTTTTATAAAAACATATCTTATTAAGTTTTTATCCTTAACAAGGAAGTGATGCTTATTAAAAGATAAGCAGACGAGCTATTAGTACTGGTCAGCTAAAGGACTTTCATCCATTACACACCCAGCCTATCAAACACATAGTCTATATGAGCTCTTAAAAGAAGATTCATCTTGGAGTTGGCTTCCTGCTTAGATGCTTTCAGCAGTTATCACATCCCAACATAGCTACCGAGCGGTGCTCTTGGCAGAACAACTCGTACACCAGTGGTTGGTTCGACCCGGTCCTCTCGTACTAGGGTCAACTCTCCTCAATCTTCTTGCGCCCACGGCAGATAGGGACCGAACTGTCTCACGACGTTCTGAACCCAGCTCGCGTACCGCTTTAAATGGCGAACAGCCATACCCTTGGGACCTGCTCCAGCCCCAGGATGCGATGAGCCGACATCGAGGTGCCAAACCTCCCCGTCGATGTGAGCTCTTGGGGGAGATCAGCCTGTTATCCCCGGGGTACCTTTTATCCTTTGAGCGATGGCCCTTCCACACAGAACCACCGGATCACTAAGACCGACTTTCGTCTCTGCTTGACGTGTATGTCTCGCAGTTAAGCTGGCTTATGCCTTTATACTCTACGAACGATTTCCAACCGTTCTGAGCCAACCTTTGTAAGCCTCCGTTACATTTTGGGAGGCGACCGCCCCAGTCAAACTACCCACCAGACATTGTCCTACTTGAGGATAACTCAAGCTAGTTAGCTATCAGAATAAAAAAGAGTGGTATCTCAACAATGGCTCACCATAAACTGGCGTCTATGGATCAAAGCCTCCCACCTATCCTGCACATTTTTATCCCAATAGCAGTGTCAAGCTGTAGTAAAGGTCCACGGGGTCTTTCCGTCTTGCCGCGGGTAGGAGGAATTTTCACCTCCACTACAATTTCACTGGATCCCTCTTCGAGACAGCTCCCATCTCGTTACGCCATTCATGCAGGTCGATATTTAATCGACAAGGAATTTCGCTACCTTAGGACCGTTATAGTTACGGCCGCCGTTTACTCGGGCTTCGATCAAACGCTTCGCAGAGCTAACGTCATCAATTAACCTTCGAGCACCGGGCAGGCGTCACACCCTATACATCCTCTTACGAGTTAGCAGAGTGCTGTGTTTTTGGTAAACAGTCGGGAGGGACTCTTTGTTGTAACCTTCAATGCTTACGGAGTAAATCCTTCACAAAGTTAGGCACACCTTATACCGAAGATACGGTGCTATTTTGCAGAGTTCCTTGAAGAGAGTTCTTCCACGCGCCTTAGAATACTCATCCCACCCACCTGTGTCGGTTTACGGTACGGGCAACTATAACTAAACTTAGAAACTTTTCTTGGCTCGACAGTATCGGCAATTCGCTATCCATTCCGAAGAACTTCAAACGCCTATGGGGTCTCGGCTTAAAAAGATCCGGATTTGCCTGGATCTTAACCTACACCTTTCGACTAGCACTACCATCCGCTAGCTTGCTTAACTCTAAGCGTCCTTCCATCGCACATTATAGTTGGCATTGGAATATTAACCAATTTTCCATCGCATACCCCTTTCGGACTTTGCTTAGGACCCGGCTAACCCTACGATGACGAGCATCGCGTAGGAAACCTTGGGTTTACGGCGTTGGGGATTCTCACCCCAATTATCGCTACTCATGCCTGCATGCTCACTTGTATTCGCTCCAGCACTCCTTACCGGTATACCTTCAACGCAAATACAACGCTCTCCTACCACTTAGTAAAACTAAGTCTAAAGCTTCGGTACTCATTTTAGCCCCGTTATATTTTCCGCGCAGAATCACTAGACCAGTGAGCTATTACGCTTTCTTTAAAGGATGGCTGCTTCTAAGCCAACCTCCTGGTTGTTTAAGTAACTCCACATCGTTTTCCACTTAAATGAGATTTAGGGACCTTAGCTGTTAGTCTGGGTTGTTCCCCTCTCGACGACGGATTTTATCACTCGCCGCCTGACTGCCATGATTACACACTAGGTATTCGGAGTTTGATAGGGTTTGGTACATTGGTGTATGCCCTAGCCCATTCAGTGCTCTACCCCCCAGTGTTACTACATGACGCTATACCTAAATATATTTCGGAGAGAACCAGCTATCACGATGTTTGATTGGCCTTTCACCCCTATCCACAAGTCATCCCATAGCTTTTCAACGCTAGCGGGTTCGGTCCTCCACCGGCTCTTACACCGGTTTCAACCTGCTCATGGATAGATCACATCGTTTCGGGTCTGCAACGTCTGACTAAACGCCCTATTAAGACTTGCTTTCGCTACGGCTCCGGGTTTCCTTAACCTTGCCAGACATCACAACTCGCAGGCTCATTATGCAAAAGGCAGTCCATCACCCTGATAAATCATAGGGCTCTGAATGATTGTAAGCAAATGGTTTCAGGTTCTATTTCACTCTGATCACCTCAGTTCTTTTCACCTTTCCCTCACGGTACTTGTGCACTATCGGTCTAGTAGTAGTATTTAGGGTTGGATAGTGGTCTACCCAGCTTCAGACAGAATATCACGTGTTCCGCCCTACTCAGGATACTGCTAAGTAAAACAAAGCTTTCATATACGGGAGTATCACCCTCTATGCTTAATCTTTCCAGATTATTCTATTAGCTAAGTTTAGTCTATATTGCAGTCCTACAACCCCGTTAGTAAACTAACGGTTTGCCCTCTTACGCGTTCGCTCGCCGCTACTAGCGTAATCTCTTTTGATTTCTTTTCCTGAGGGTACTAAGATGTTTCAATTCCCCTCGTTCGCTCCATATTAGGTAGTTAAGCTCGCGCTTAACTGGGTTGCCCCATTCAGAAATTCCCGGATCAAAGCCCCTTGACGGCTCCCCGAGACTTATCGCAGCCTGGCACGTCTTTCATCGCCTCTACTAGCCAAGGCATCCACCACTTGCTCTTTGTAGCTTACCTTTTCTATATTAGATTATTCTAATTCGCATCACTTCCTTGTTAAAGATAACTTTATGTTACTATATTTAAATTCTAGCTCTCAAGACGGAAAGCATTGACTACTATTTAGATAAGTTTTAAATCCTAAATAGATTGTGATGTCAAACTTTTGCATTAAATGCAAAGAGAATAGAAATTTAAATCTTTAACAAGTCCTGTAAAATTGTTTTTAAAACTTGCTTGTGACTATTAACAATATTAATTAAAAGAACATTTAGACAAAAGTCTAATTAGAAAGTTTAATTTTTAAGCTCTCTAATTAGACTTAATATAGTTAAACTATTTTATGGTGGAGAATAGCGGGATCGAACCGCTGACCTCCTGCGTGCAAAGCAGGCGCTCTCCCAGCTGAGCTAATTCCCCAATTAAATTCTCTGGTGGGCCTAACAAGACTTGAACTTGTGACCTCACCCTTATCAGGGGTGCACTCTAACCAGCTG
Coding sequences within it:
- the truA gene encoding tRNA pseudouridine(38-40) synthase TruA, producing the protein MKIQLIYSYDGSKFQGSQTQPHENGVEDELSRALAHVGIFEKIVSSSRTDKNVHAINQSSSVICGDHFKNFEHLKELINRHAHPNIHIKRINLVDENFQARFDAVARSYRYIIDHGEFDVFSSNYKVFLPKFDIKKANEILSNFVGEHDFSSYMKTGSDTKSPVREIFKAFCYEYKNQTIIVFKANGFLRAQVRLMIANLLKALSIKNGGELINASLNGHLALTRIPAPAEGLYLNRVFYKFN
- the coaBC gene encoding bifunctional phosphopantothenoylcysteine decarboxylase/phosphopantothenate--cysteine ligase CoaBC: MLKNKKILLSVCGSIAFYKAFEILSLLKKKGADVYVALSDGALDFCSVSSFEALSEHKILSSQTQNWQDGVNHIAYSKMDLVLIAPASVNTINKLTAGICDNIFMQTLIAASHVPLVVAPAANNNMIEHFATQNSLEILKKNGALVVEPVLKTLACGDVGKGGLASPEMIVEAVIKRLSKPLFVGKKVVITGGATTEKIDDVRAITNFSSGKMAMALARAFYYAGADVMLLASFEAKNEPFGILKFGSSSELLELCKSECESANLLVMCAAVSDFMPTKIDGKIKKEDVGEILSLSLKRNVDILQSLKEFSCKKIGFKLEISNESALKSARAMLEQKGLDAVCLNILGEKNGFASEQNEINFITKNNETLLPLAAKDEIARHIVKLATNL
- a CDS encoding LptF/LptG family permease; translation: MSRVNRYLLFNFLGTFASLFSTLFLIMSIVFFIQIARITSYIEISFGELFKLYSFMLPRVLLFVVPIAFFVSLAMTLFRLSKENESIIIFTLGGSPNKIAKFFLIFSAFLSTALLVIATIMIPIAAQLNANFIDYKKTVAKLNLKPTQFGQKFSDWMVYVGSEMQDNNGTTYKDIVMFNPYIKDSQRLITAKNAKITNTNQSIELSLLDGKMYDIKDEIYHQSNFKSMKIRTAQSEEISDIGSIKEYWAEANSSEKRRKDLSTYVLVALFPLASTLFAISFGIVTYRYEKGMVYVGTFGVLFGYFTLIMLFSSKPAFAIPLIFFVFLLAGILLFKAKIMRRY
- a CDS encoding helix-hairpin-helix domain-containing protein gives rise to the protein MKKIIFSLLAAASTLLAAINLNTATKEELMSLDGIGSSKADAIIEYRKANKFNSIEDIKNVNGIGDKTFENLKSDISVSGTTKIDDTKSKIKSKKNEIKEKASKKSDEVKEKKDSAKDNSIKEIKDKKEKLKDKAEKKSKSKKEKSKE
- a CDS encoding prepilin peptidase translates to MDNLVIFFAVFAFVLGICVGSFSNVLIYRLPRNESINFPASHCPDCDHKLNFYHNIPIFSWLFLGGKCAFCKQKISPIYPVIELVSGILFLICFFKECGEILSVETLLYALFLGLCFIMLLALSVIDIRYKAVPDPLLFAALFFAFIYALMLFIFKGNFAQILNLFLFALIFWVLRFVVSFAIKKEAMGSADIFIAAIIGAILPVKLALVAIYLAALFTLPVYAVVQKKGYELAFVPFLSLGLLITYAFKEQILEILRFIYE
- the uppS gene encoding polyprenyl diphosphate synthase is translated as MNELNHIAIIMDGNGRWAKKRGFLRTNGHEAGANVVSDMCEFCIDNGVKILSLYAFSTENWKRPQKEVEFLMNLLKKFLILKRADFIKNDIKFNTIGDISPFSDELKNEIEITKNATKENKNLLLNLAINYGSKDEIIRAVRKLNLKGTEINEASLNAALDESEPVDLLIRTGGESRLSNFMLWQASYAELFFTPTLWPDFSKDELTSIVSKFKNIERRFGGV
- the glmU gene encoding bifunctional UDP-N-acetylglucosamine diphosphorylase/glucosamine-1-phosphate N-acetyltransferase GlmU; the encoded protein is MNNNTSIIILAAGLGTRMKSKRPKVLFELCGEPMIIHILKQAYAITNDVSVVLHYEKELISQKIKEIFPQTKIFEQDHTNFPGTAGAIKSVNLSGEKVLVTCGDMPLVKSTDLMRLANAEADVVMSSFEAANPFGYGRVIIKNGKVEAIVEQKDASEAQLAIKSVNAGCYCFKREAIEQILPLISNQNAQKEYYLTDAIKIANEKGLKCVAVNVNEQNFMGINDKFQLSIAEKIMQDEIKQNLMKAGVLMRLPESIFIDSRAKFEGECVLEENVSILGECVITESIIKSSSVIESSVIKNSDIGPLAHIRPNSEISDTHIGNFVEVKKGVLNGVKAGHLSYLGDCEIESGTNIGCGTITCNYDGKAKYKIKIGKNVFVGSDTQLVAPVNIADNVIIAAGSTITKDVESGALAISRARQENKSGFFEKFFGKDDVKK